cccgcagGTGCGGCGCAGGTGAGTGGAGGCCTGCTCCCCCACACAGTGCGGGGCAGGTGAGCGGCGGCCCGGGCTCCCCCACACAGTGCGGCGCAGGTGAGCGGCGGCCcgggctccccctccccacctcccgccAGGCGCCGCTAAGGGGAGTGGCGGCCTGGGGGCCGGGCATCACTCGCCCTGGCCAGTGACatcgcccctccccaccccacccccagggccctggagcaGGAGAAAGGCCGCCAACTGTACCTGGCGGGCCCTCCCAGCGGGGGCTGCCGGCCCAACCCGTGGCAAGGCCGGCGTCTGGACTACATCGTGTACCGGGCACAGCCTGGGGGGCTGCTGAGCCCGGTAAGTgccggggcgcggggcggccAGGCctgctggctgggcccagcctcgAGCCCGAGTCCCGCCCGCAGGAGGTGGAGCAGGTGACCTTCAGCACGGCCCTGGCGGGGCTCACGGACCACCTGGCCGTGGGCCTGCACCTGCGGGTTTCGGCGCCCCCGTAGGCCGGCGACACACGGAGCGGGAGGCTGCGCGGCCGCTGCGCCCGAGCCCGGCGGCTTGAGCATCTTTATTGCGCCGCTCACACGGCTTCCTGCGCCCGCCGGTACTCGTACACGCTGCCGCGCTCAGGAAAGGCCACGGGCTGCGGGGGCGAGCCCGGGGGCGGCGCGGGGTCCTCCGGGTCTCCGTAACCGCCGCCGCCGGGCGTGTGCAGGCAGAACACGTCCTGGGGGGCACAGGCGCGGGCTCAGCGCGGGCGCAGGCCCCGGTCCTCGGGGCCCCCCGCGCCTTCCGCGGACACATTAAACGCGGTTCCTGGATGCTCCTGCGCCTCTGTTCGCCCTCGGTGGGACGGGGAGGCTGCCCGGCCGCGGCCCTTACCCCGGGGTACACGGGGACCGACGTCTTTCCGCCCAGATTCACCGTGCGGCCGTCTTTGCGGATGAGCAGGTTCAGGCCCCGGGCGCCAGGCTTGCCCCCTGCGGGAGAGGCGAGGCGCGGGGTGTCCAGGAAAGCCCGGGAGACCTCGCGGAGCGGGCAGGGGCCGGCAGGCGGGGGCGCGCACCGTGGAGGCCGTAGGGCCGGAAGGCGCGGCGCTCGCTCAGCACCGACAGCAGAGCCTCCTCGCGGAAGAGCAGCTCGCGGACCACGCCGTCGCCGCCGCGGAAGCGGCCTCGGCCCCCAGAGCCCGGCCTCAGCTCAAAGCGGCGCAGGATGACCGGGTACCTGCGCGGACCAGGCGCTCAGCGCGCGGCCGGGCGcgggccccggcccccgccgcgccgcgccgcgccgcgccgctcACCGTCTCTCCAGGATCTCGGGGTCGGTGATGCGCGTGTTGGTCATGTGGCTGTGCACGCCGCTGCGTCCGTGCCAGCCGGGGCCggcgcccgcgccgcccgccacCGTCTCGTAGTAGCCCACGCGAGCGTTGCCGAGGGTCACGTTGTTCATGCAGCCCTGGCGGGGCAGGCGGCCGCTACCTCCCCTCCCCAACcggccgcgcgcgcgcgcgctccccaagcgcccccgccccgccccgggagcCCAGCGTCGGCCGCACCTGGGAGGCGGCGCAGGCCCCGAAGGCCCCCAGGATGACGTCCACCACGCGCTGCGACGTGAGCACGTTGCCGCCCACCACGGCCGCCTCCGGGGACGGGTCCAGGATGGAGCCGGGAGGGATGACCACACGCACCGGCACCAGGCAGCCCTGTGCGGGGCCGGGCGGCGCTCAGGGCCGGGAGCGGCGGCGGCcgggcagccccctgcccctctctcgccctcccgcccgcccgcgcgcACCTGGTTGAGCGGGATGTCGCGGCCCACCAGGCAGCGCAGGCAGTAGATGAGCGCCGACAGCGTTATGGCGCGCGGCGCGTTCAGGTTGCCGAACACCTCGGGCCCGGTGCTGCTGAAGTCAAACACGGCGCTGCCCTGGCCGCCGCCGGGCGAGGAGAGGCGGTCAGCGGCCGGCCCTCCGCCAGCGCCCCCGGGGCAGCCTCCCCGCGCCCCGGCGGCCCACCTGGTTCAGGTTGATCTGCACCCGGAGGCGGATGGGGGAGCCGTCGTCCATGTGGTCCTCGGCCGACACCTCGAGAGGCAGACCCTGCGCCTGGCGGGCGGTTCCGAAGGCTCGCAGCATGTCGCGCACGGCCAGCTCGGCGTTGGCCTGACGGCAGGAAGGGTGGGCGTCAGAGTGGCCCGCGCCCGTGCGCCGCCCCGCGCCTGACCCCCACCCACCTGGATGTGGCCCATGTAGGCCTGCACCACGTCCAGGCCGTACTGCCCGATGAGCTCCCCCACCAGCTGGATGCCCTTCTGGTTGGCTGCCACCTGTGCCCGCAGATCCGAGAGGTTGTCGTGCAGGTTCCTGGTTCCGCTGCAGCCAGAGATCTTGCCGGGCGCCCGCAGGGCCTCGGTCACCGCTGCGGGGACGGGTCGGGGTCAGGctgagcccccgcccccagccctggctggctggcgCCCTGCTCCATCCCCCGGGAAGCCCCTGGTGCCCCAACCTCCAGCCTTGTGTGgagcctcctgcctcccctcccccagccccacgcctGGGGGCAGGCAGCATTGCTAGTGCGTCCCTTGTGGCCGACAttgctctccttcctcccctcctgccttCTCCGGGCCCCGGTCTCCTCTCCCAGAGCAAGGCCACCTCCCTGCCCAGCGCCTCCAGGCTCACACTGGCcccatagccagggctgtgccacccCACATCCCTGGTGAAGCCTCTGCCCTGTGCCACCCAGCCCCCGGCAGTGGGGAGCAGACGCAGACCCAAGCCGGagagcagcccctgcccctggctccacCGCTCTCTGCAGATGCCACTCCCACTGCTGGCTACACACACCTGACTTGAAACAGGGTCCTCTCCTGCGGTGTCCTGGTCAGCCCCACCCACCACCTCCCCTTCCCCAAGACCACCTCTGGGAGTCTTCCTGGGCCGGGCAGAACTCGTCTCAGCTCCTCTGACCCACTCAGAGGATGGCAGCGGCTGCACGGGTCCCAGCCACTGCACGGGGCCGCCACTTGCAGCCTGGGGACAGACTGGGCCAgtgtccagcctggcccagctgccagcAGCAGCCACGAGTCCCAGCCAGCTGAGCCCCCACCTGGGCCCCACACCCACTCACCCTCCTCCTGGAAGACGCCCCCCTGGACCAGCTTAAAGGACAAGAAGACGGCGCCTTCCTGCTGCAGCATGGTGGAGTGTGGGGGCATGGAGCCCGGGGTGATGCCCCCAATGTCCGCGTGGTGCCCACGGCTGGCCACGTAGAACACAGGCCGCGTCTGACCCGGCCAGAACACCTAGGGGCATGCGGAGCACCCGTCAGCTGTGGCAGCCACCCTCGCACCCCCAAAAGGTGGCCCGGCCCGCCTCTCACCGGGGTGATGACGGTGAGGTCTGGCAGATGGCTGCCCCCTGCGCTGGGGTGGTTGCTCAGAAGCACGTCCCCGGGGTGCAGGTCAGCCCCCAGGTGCTGGATCTGAAACCAGGGAACCAGgtagtgttgggggtggggagagggaggcagggctgcagcagggcggggtggggaggggccccgCACACCTGGAACTGCACCGTTTCCTGCATGGCGCCCAGGTGCACAGGGATGTGGGGGGCGTTGGAGACCAGCCCTCCGTCGGGCCCGAAGAGGGCGCAGGAGAAGTCCAGGCGCTCCTTGATGTTGGTGGAGATGGCCGTGCGCTGCAGGATGCGGCCCATCTGCTCTGGGGGCACAGAGGGACCGATGCCTGCCGGCCCCACCCACCGCACGGCTCCAggtgccccaggcccaggcccaggagcccGGGGGACAGCGAGATGGAGGCAAGTCCACACAGGCACAGAGCGGCCGCGGCACCACCCCCTCCCGCCCCAGGAgaacctgctccctcccccccgGACACTGTCCTGCCTGGCACATGAGAGTCGCTCTCGGGCACGgaccctggggctcccaggaagcCCCTGGCCTGAGCCTGCACAGACAGGTCATGGCTATCAGCAAATCACAACTCCCGGTGAGAGGAGCCAGGCACTGCCCCTCCCACGGCCAAGGCCTTGATGCCTGCCCATGCCCGCCCAGATCCTGCTTCTGCCCCTTGGTCACTttcccactgcaccccctggcctgCCACGAGCGACAAAATGACAAGAACCAATGCTGTGTGGTCTCCGCACCGCCTGCAGCCACCTGTGCCCGGTACTTCGACCCCTGAGCCCTGCCCCGCGGGCAGCCagggcggtggcggtggcggtggtggCAGCCCCTCACCAGCAATGCTCATGAAGCGGTGAGAGAAGATGGACAGCTGGATGGGGTCGAGCTGGGTGCCCACTGTGCTCGGGGCCTCGGCCCCCACAGAGATGCGGATGTCCCCTCTCTCGGTCACCTCTGCCTGGCAACCTGGCTCCACCAGGATGGTGCTGGGGACGGGGAGCACAGAGAGAGGGTACAAGGGGTCAGGCCCCTTCCCAGGCAGGGACCCCGCAGCCCCGGCCTAGTCCTTCAGACCCCCAGCCAGGCGCCCCACAGTTCACCGCTCCCAGGGGCCacctggccaggccccagcccaccTGTTGCTGTCAATAACGAGGCAGGGCCCCTGGAGCTTGTGGCCATAGCCCAGCTCTCCGAGGAGGTACACGGGGGTCTCTTGATAGCCCCCCTCGAAATAGCACTGGGTCATCTGCAGGGAACACGAAGAGAGCGAGGCCCCAAGTCTCCCAGCCCACACCCTGTCCCCCAAGCCGTGGCTGCGGGCAGGCCAGGGCCACCAACCTTGTCCACCCGGGGAGGCCCGGTCTGGGCTTTGGGGGCATCCTCAAGATGAagaccgctgcggccagtgcccCTCACCCGCACGTCGTCCACCATGACCGGTCGCTCGGGGATGACAAAGCCGAATTCCCTCATGTACCTGCGCACCCCCGGCCAGGGCAATGGTCAGGGTGGGGTGGCCAGCCCGGCAGGCCACCCCCAGGCTGCCCGGATGTGACGCTCACGGACCTCTCCACGAAGGCTGCCCCGAAGTCGCCGGCGCGGGGGGAGCGGGCGGTGGGCGGGTGCTGGTGGGCAGCCACCATGAGTGCGCAGTCCGTGCCCTGGTAACGCAGGTGCAGGAAGCTCTCGGTGCTGATCTGGGACCTGtggcgggcagggggcaggcaggggcactCAGGGcagagcctgccccagcccacccAGGGCCCCCCCGGGATGCCTGTCCTGCCTTCTCAAAGAGTGATAGGAGGAGCCACCAGGGCCCACCTGGGGaagccctgggcctgcagggccTCCACACACTGCTCCTCCAGCCGGCTCAGCCTCTGGTCCAGCTGCAGGAAGGTGTCCGGCGTgtagggcagggagcagggctcCTGCGCCTCATGCACCACGTccgccagggccagccccagcgcCGACAGCAGCCCGCTGTGCCTGCAGAGGCGGGGTGGTGCGTCGGTACAGGGAGGGAGGCACCCCCCATGTCCgccagtgccccccaccccctgcccgggcCCACCTGTGAATGTGCACAGTGTCCATGCCCAGGGCCCGGGCGATGGCGCAAGCATGCTGCCCACCGGCTCCCCCAAAGCAAGCCAGCACGTGGGCTGAGGGGTCGTGGCCTCGCGCCTGCAGAGCCAGGTGAGGTCAGTGCCAGCTCCCGCCCCGTCCCGTccagcctccccccaccacccctgcTGGGCTGACCAAGaggaggtgtggggcaggggacagggctggAGAGCAGGACAGAAGGTGAGGGGGGCTTACCTGGGTGAGTGCACGGATGGGCCGGCACATGGCCTCGTTGGCTACACGCACGAACCCCatggccacctcctccaggctcAGCGGGGAGGCCGGGCAAGGCCCGTTGGTCAGGAAGCTGTTGACCTCAGTGGCCACAGCCTCCAGGGCCTTGCGGGAGGCCTCCGGGGACAGTGGCTGGTCCTCTCCCGGCCCAAAGAtgcaggggaaggaggcaggcagcaggcgacCCAGCACCAGATTCGCATCTGTCAGTGTCACGGGGCCCCCTGGGAGGCGGGCACAGGGTAGGAGtcggggcagaggcagggagaggccaggagtgGGCAGAGGGATGGGGGATGGAGTGGGCCCGGCACGGCGGAGGAGGCCAAGCCCTGGTGGGGCAGAGGCCAGCTCTTACCTTTGCGGTAGcaggcggggccggggtgggcaCCTGCAGACTCGGGCCCAACCGCGAAGAGGCCAGACCTTGAGAGAGGCAGGACTGGGGTCGGGGTTCTGGGAGGGGGACACAGGGCTTGGAGCCCTGGCCCCGGAGGGCAGGAGAGCTGACCTGAAGAAGAGGCGGGAGCCCCCTCCAGCTGCCACCGTGTTGATGTCCAGCTGGGGGGCCTGGAGGGTGACACCGGCGATGCTGGCCTCAAACACGTGTTCAAACTCCCCCGCGTAACGGCTCACGTCTGTGGACGTGCCTGTGGGGAGAGGGGAGCCGGGAAGTCCCCTGAAGACACGTGCGCCAaaccccaaccccccccccccaggtgccaCCGGCAGCATTCACACCTCCCATGTCAAAGCCGATGACTGGCTGGCCGCCCTCCAGCTGGTAGGTGGTGGCCGCGTAGCCGACCACCCCGCCGGCAGGGCCCGAGAGCACGGCGCGGGAGCCGCTGAAGGCGTCCATGGGCGCCAGGCCGCCGTCGGAGCGCATGAACAGCACCTGCAcgtcctggggaggggcaggagcggCAGTGAGCGCTGACCAGGCTCGGGTGCCGGCCCGGCGGGGGGCGGGCGGCCGGGCCTCACCTTCAGCTGGCCCTGGAAGCCCCGGCGGAAGCCTTGCACGTAGCGCTGGATGGCAGGCGTGAGGTAGGCGTCGGCGCAGGCCGTGTGTCCCCGGGGAACAATGCGCACCATCGGCATGGCCTCCGAGGACAGCGACACGTGCAGGAAGCCCAGCTCCCGGGCCAGCGTGCCCACCTGCTGCTCGTGCTGGGCCCACCTGCGGCCAGAACCCAGGGGCCTGTGCCTGCCACCAgggcccagccaccccactccccaTCCCAGGCCGCGGCCCACAACCCTCGCTCACGTGTAGGAGTGCATGAGCACCACCGCCAGACTGCGGATGCCACGCGCCAGGAGCCCCTCCAGCTTCCCGCGCAGGGCCCCCAGGTCCACAGGCTGCTGCACCTCCAGCAGGTCCCCTGTGCGGCCTGCAGAAGCCCACGGCCGCCAGTCAGGGGCGGCGGGGGCCCGCCCTTCCACCCCACGGCCCGCACCTGCCGCAGCAGCAAGCACACCTTTGACAGGTGCTCCGGCGCCCGGCTCTCCGCGGTAGAGCACCACACGCTCGTCCACCTCCAGGACCTCCTCGTACAGCACCTCGGGCATGGGCACGGCCTGGGGGCCGCCAGAAATCAGGGCAGCACCAGGTCTGAGGGCCCTGCGGAGGCCCTGCCTGGCGGGGCCTGGGGGGGCGGCCCAGGGAACTCGGCTTGATCGGCAGTCCCAGCAAAGTCCATCCAGGTGTGGttctccgcccccacccccaggtatTTGAATGCAGCCAAGTGCCCGCCCCCTCGGGACAGCACCTTCCAGGAATCCagcagtgggggcggggagcagggctggctcAGGTCTAGGACAGCAAGTtgtagcaggcagcagcaggacaCCACGTgccagggaggcagagccaggggccCAGGACACCCCCAGGGAGGTGTGAGCCGGCACAGGGGGCTCACCAGGTCGAACAGGTCCTCACGGGCCTGGGTGCCGATGTGCAGCAGGTCTTTGAAGCCACGTGTCACCAGCAGTGCCACCCGCTCCCCTCGCCGCTCCAGCAGCGCGTTGGTGGCCACTGTGGTGCCCATGCGGATGCTGGCAATGCGGCTGGTGTCCAGCGGCCGGTCCCGGGGCAGCAGCACGCCTCCCTCCTGGGGACCGCTCGGTGAGCACGAGGCCCCTGGCCGCAGGCGCCCACCCATCCCGCAGGCTGCGCCGGCGCACCTGCTCCAGGATCCTGCGGATGCCCTCGGTCGGGGCGTCTGCGTAGTTGGCAGGGTCCTCCGAGAGCAGCTTCAAGACCCGCACGTGCCCGCCTGGACACTGGGCAAAGACGTCCGTGAAGGTGCCTCCGCGGTCGATGGCGAAGTGGAAGCGGCCCTCCGGGGTGCCCATGGTGGTGGGGCTGCAGTCCAGCAGGGGCTCTTCCACCGGCAGCCCTGGGTGAACTGGACAGGGCGGCGGGTGGGTGGGCAGGTCTGGGGGTCCGCCACAGGAATGGGAAACGGGGGTGGGCAGGAACGGGAAAGGAGGGGTAGGAACGCCAGTTAGGGAGGGGCCCTGGCGGAGGAGGGCcgtcctggagggcagtgtgcgccacagccagagctggacaggccggtcagcagggggcagaaggctCCCAGCCCCGTGGGTTGGGGTAGAAGCCAGGGTCTGGGACAGGCCTGccaggggtggaggtggaggtggaggcgcCGCTGCAGGCCTCGGCCTGGGACCTGGGAGGTCGGAGTTCTCTTGGCACGAAGCAGCCTGGGGTCAGCGTGGgcagatggggggtgggggtcccacTTCCAGGCCGAGGCCTTGCGGGGCGCCGGGACTGGGCAGGCCCGAGGCCGGGAGGCGGTGAGGAGCCGGCCCAGCGGGCAGCGGGGAGGTGGCTGCGGGGAGCGGAGAGGACGGCGCAGGGCCCACCTGCCTGGTCGGCGCCGGGTCGCTCGCAGACTGCACGGGCTGCGCTCCCCGCCGGCCCTGCCCGCTCCAGTCCCCACCCCGGGGAGGGGCCTGCGGGGCCCGCCCCCAGCACGGCGGGGCCTGGCGCGCCCCACCCCCGCGGCCGCGGCAGGCCCGGCCGGTCCCGGGCGCCTCCCGCCTCGCGCCCAGCCACCCGAGGGCTGCCGGGCCGGGCGGCCGCGCcaggcgaggggcggggccggcgcggggAACTCGCCGCTGACCGCCCCGCGGCCCGCCCGGGGTCACCTTGGCTCTGCAGGCCGCCGGGGCCTTGCACCGAGCCAGCGCCCTCCGCTCCCGCTCCTCCCGCCCTGGGGCACCGCGGGCTGGTTGCCGTCCAGAGGGCGGCCCAGACGCGCTGGGACGGGCAGAGGGCGCGTCTGGCCATGGGGCGCGCGCTGGAGAAGCCCCGCACCCGCCACGCGCGGAGGCCCGTCCCGC
Above is a genomic segment from Oryctolagus cuniculus chromosome 6, mOryCun1.1, whole genome shotgun sequence containing:
- the OPLAH gene encoding 5-oxoprolinase isoform X1 produces the protein MGTPEGRFHFAIDRGGTFTDVFAQCPGGHVRVLKLLSEDPANYADAPTEGIRRILEQEGGVLLPRDRPLDTSRIASIRMGTTVATNALLERRGERVALLVTRGFKDLLHIGTQAREDLFDLAVPMPEVLYEEVLEVDERVVLYRGEPGAGAPVKGRTGDLLEVQQPVDLGALRGKLEGLLARGIRSLAVVLMHSYTWAQHEQQVGTLARELGFLHVSLSSEAMPMVRIVPRGHTACADAYLTPAIQRYVQGFRRGFQGQLKDVQVLFMRSDGGLAPMDAFSGSRAVLSGPAGGVVGYAATTYQLEGGQPVIGFDMGGTSTDVSRYAGEFEHVFEASIAGVTLQAPQLDINTVAAGGGSRLFFRSGLFAVGPESAGAHPGPACYRKGGPVTLTDANLVLGRLLPASFPCIFGPGEDQPLSPEASRKALEAVATEVNSFLTNGPCPASPLSLEEVAMGFVRVANEAMCRPIRALTQARGHDPSAHVLACFGGAGGQHACAIARALGMDTVHIHRHSGLLSALGLALADVVHEAQEPCSLPYTPDTFLQLDQRLSRLEEQCVEALQAQGFPRSQISTESFLHLRYQGTDCALMVAAHQHPPTARSPRAGDFGAAFVERYMREFGFVIPERPVMVDDVRVRGTGRSGLHLEDAPKAQTGPPRVDKMTQCYFEGGYQETPVYLLGELGYGHKLQGPCLVIDSNSTILVEPGCQAEVTERGDIRISVGAEAPSTVGTQLDPIQLSIFSHRFMSIAEQMGRILQRTAISTNIKERLDFSCALFGPDGGLVSNAPHIPVHLGAMQETVQFQIQHLGADLHPGDVLLSNHPSAGGSHLPDLTVITPVFWPGQTRPVFYVASRGHHADIGGITPGSMPPHSTMLQQEGAVFLSFKLVQGGVFQEEAVTEALRAPGKISGCSGTRNLHDNLSDLRAQVAANQKGIQLVGELIGQYGLDVVQAYMGHIQANAELAVRDMLRAFGTARQAQGLPLEVSAEDHMDDGSPIRLRVQINLNQGSAVFDFSSTGPEVFGNLNAPRAITLSALIYCLRCLVGRDIPLNQGCLVPVRVVIPPGSILDPSPEAAVVGGNVLTSQRVVDVILGAFGACAASQGCMNNVTLGNARVGYYETVAGGAGAGPGWHGRSGVHSHMTNTRITDPEILERRYPVILRRFELRPGSGGRGRFRGGDGVVRELLFREEALLSVLSERRAFRPYGLHGGKPGARGLNLLIRKDGRTVNLGGKTSVPVYPGDVFCLHTPGGGGYGDPEDPAPPPGSPPQPVAFPERGSVYEYRRAQEAV
- the OPLAH gene encoding 5-oxoprolinase isoform X4, with protein sequence MSLLSSYEGLRQEIQRLAQENEELRRLVQLLQENHELKLVLRSRGSSLGFCSSGFLAEVATSPRVPRRRTIKFKDADRVHPGLPVEEPLLDCSPTTMGTPEGRFHFAIDRGGTFTDVFAQCPGGHVRVLKLLSEDPANYADAPTEGIRRILEQEGGVLLPRDRPLDTSRIASIRMGTTVATNALLERRGERVALLVTRGFKDLLHIGTQAREDLFDLAVPMPEVLYEEVLEVDERVVLYRGEPGAGAPVKGRTGDLLEVQQPVDLGALRGKLEGLLARGIRSLAVVLMHSYTWAQHEQQVGTLARELGFLHVSLSSEAMPMVRIVPRGHTACADAYLTPAIQRYVQGFRRGFQGQLKDVQVLFMRSDGGLAPMDAFSGSRAVLSGPAGGVVGYAATTYQLEGGQPVIGFDMGGTSTDVSRYAGEFEHVFEASIAGVTLQAPQLDINTVAAGGGSRLFFRSGLFAVGPESAGAHPGPACYRKGGPVTLTDANLVLGRLLPASFPCIFGPGEDQPLSPEASRKALEAVATEVNSFLTNGPCPASPLSLEEVAMGFVRVANEAMCRPIRALTQARGHDPSAHVLACFGGAGGQHACAIARALGMDTVHIHRHSGLLSALGLALADVVHEAQEPCSLPYTPDTFLQLDQRLSRLEEQCVEALQAQGFPRSQISTESFLHLRYQGTDCALMVAAHQHPPTARSPRAGDFGAAFVERYMREFGFVIPERPVMVDDVRVRGTGRSGLHLEDAPKAQTGPPRVDKMTQCYFEGGYQETPVYLLGELGYGHKLQGPCLVIDSNSTILVEPGCQAEVTERGDIRISVGAEAPSTVGTQLDPIQLSIFSHRFMSIAEQMGRILQRTAISTNIKERLDFSCALFGPDGGLVSNAPHIPVHLGAMQETVQFQIQHLGADLHPGDVLLSNHPSAGGSHLPDLTVITPVFWPGQTRPVFYVASRGHHADIGGITPGSMPPHSTMLQQEGAVFLSFKLVQGGVFQEEAVTEALRAPGKISGCSGTRNLHDNLSDLRAQVAANQKGIQLVGELIGQYGLDVVQAYMGHIQANAELAVRDMLRAFGTARQAQGLPLEVSAEDHMDDGSPIRLRVQINLNQGSAVFDFSSTGPEVFGNLNAPRAITLSALIYCLRCLVGRDIPLNQGCLVPVRVVIPPGSILDPSPEAAVVGGNVLTSQRVVDVILGAFGACAASQGCMNNVTLGNARVGYYETVAGGAGAGPGWHGRSGVHSHMTNTRITDPEILERRYPVILRRFELRPGSGGRGRFRGGDGVVRELLFREEALLSVLSERRAFRPYGLHGGKPGARGLNLLIRKDGRTVNLGGKTSVPVYPGDVFCLHTPGGGGYGDPEDPAPPPGSPPQPVAFPERGSVYEYRRAQEAV
- the OPLAH gene encoding 5-oxoprolinase isoform X3 — encoded protein: MSLLSSYEGLRQEIQRLAQENEELRRLVQLLQENHELKLVLRSRGSSLGFCSSGFLAEVATSPRVPRRRTIKFKDADRDLPTHPPPCPVHPGLPVEEPLLDCSPTTMGTPEGRFHFAIDRGGTFTDVFAQCPGGHVRVLKLLSEDPANYADAPTEGIRRILEQEGGVLLPRDRPLDTSRIASIRMGTTVATNALLERRGERVALLVTRGFKDLLHIGTQAREDLFDLAVPMPEVLYEEVLEVDERVVLYRGEPGAGAPVKGRTGDLLEVQQPVDLGALRGKLEGLLARGIRSLAVVLMHSYTWAQHEQQVGTLARELGFLHVSLSSEAMPMVRIVPRGHTACADAYLTPAIQRYVQGFRRGFQGQLKDVQVLFMRSDGGLAPMDAFSGSRAVLSGPAGGVVGYAATTYQLEGGQPVIGFDMGGTSTDVSRYAGEFEHVFEASIAGVTLQAPQLDINTVAAGGGSRLFFRSGLFAVGPESAGAHPGPACYRKGGPVTLTDANLVLGRLLPASFPCIFGPGEDQPLSPEASRKALEAVATEVNSFLTNGPCPASPLSLEEVAMGFVRVANEAMCRPIRALTQARGHDPSAHVLACFGGAGGQHACAIARALGMDTVHIHRHSGLLSALGLALADVVHEAQEPCSLPYTPDTFLQLDQRLSRLEEQCVEALQAQGFPRSQISTESFLHLRYQGTDCALMVAAHQHPPTARSPRAGDFGAAFVERYMREFGFVIPERPVMVDDVRVRGTGRSGLHLEDAPKAQTGPPRVDKMTQCYFEGGYQETPVYLLGELGYGHKLQGPCLVIDSNSTILVEPGCQAEVTERGDIRISVGAEAPSTVGTQLDPIQLSIFSHRFMSIAEQMGRILQRTAISTNIKERLDFSCALFGPDGGLVSNAPHIPVHLGAMQETVQFQIQHLGADLHPGDVLLSNHPSAGGSHLPDLTVITPVFWPGQTRPVFYVASRGHHADIGGITPGSMPPHSTMLQQEGAVFLSFKLVQGGVFQEEAVTEALRAPGKISGCSGTRNLHDNLSDLRAQVAANQKGIQLVGELIGQYGLDVVQAYMGHIQANAELAVRDMLRAFGTARQAQGLPLEVSAEDHMDDGSPIRLRVQINLNQGSAVFDFSSTGPEVFGNLNAPRAITLSALIYCLRCLVGRDIPLNQGCLVPVRVVIPPGSILDPSPEAAVVGGNVLTSQRVVDVILGAFGACAASQGCMNNVTLGNARVGYYETVAGGAGAGPGWHGRSGVHSHMTNTRITDPEILERRYPVILRRFELRPGSGGRGRFRGGDGVVRELLFREEALLSVLSERRAFRPYGLHGGKPGARGLNLLIRKDGRTVNLGGKTSVPVYPGDVFCLHTPGGGGYGDPEDPAPPPGSPPQPVAFPERGSVYEYRRAQEAV
- the OPLAH gene encoding 5-oxoprolinase isoform X2, producing the protein MGTPEGRFHFAIDRGGTFTDVFAQCPGGHVRVLKLLSEDPANYADAPTEGIRRILEQEGGVLLPRDRPLDTSRIASIRMGTTVATNALLERRGERVALLVTRGFKDLLHIGTQAREDLFDLAVPMPEVLYEEVLEVDERVVLYRGEPGAGAPVKGRTGDLLEVQQPVDLGALRGKLEGLLARGIRSLAVVLMHSYTWAQHEQQVGTLARELGFLHVSLSSEAMPMVRIVPRGHTACADAYLTPAIQRYVQGFRRGFQGQLKDVQVLFMRSDGGLAPMDAFSGSRAVLSGPAGGVVGYAATTYQLEGGQPVIGFDMGGTSTDVSRYAGEFEHVFEASIAGVTLQAPQLDINTVAAGGGSRLFFRSGLFAVGPESAGAHPGPACYRKGGPVTLTDANLVLGRLLPASFPCIFGPGEDQPLSPEASRKALEAVATEVNSFLTNGPCPASPLSLEEVAMGFVRVANEAMCRPIRALTQARGHDPSAHVLACFGGAGGQHACAIARALGMDTVHIHRHSGLLSALGLALADVVHEAQEPCSLPYTPDTFLQLDQRLSRLEEQCVEALQAQGFPRSQISTESFLHLRYQGTDCALMVAAHQHPPTARSPRAGDFGAAFVERYMREFGFVIPERPVMVDDVRVRGTGRSGLHLEDAPKAQTGPPRVDKMTQCYFEGGYQETPVYLLGELGYGHKLQGPCLVIDSNSTILVEPGCQAEVTERGDIRISVGAEAPSTVGTQLDPIQLSIFSHRFMSIAEQMGRILQRTAISTNIKERLDFSCALFGPDGGLVSNAPHIPVHLGAMQETVQFQIQHLGADLHPGDVLLSNHPSAGGSHLPDLTVITPVFWPGQTRPVFYVASRGHHADIGGITPGSMPPHSTMLQQEGAVFLSFKLVQGGVFQEEAVTEALRAPGKISGCSGTRNLHDNLSDLRAQANAELAVRDMLRAFGTARQAQGLPLEVSAEDHMDDGSPIRLRVQINLNQGSAVFDFSSTGPEVFGNLNAPRAITLSALIYCLRCLVGRDIPLNQGCLVPVRVVIPPGSILDPSPEAAVVGGNVLTSQRVVDVILGAFGACAASQGCMNNVTLGNARVGYYETVAGGAGAGPGWHGRSGVHSHMTNTRITDPEILERRYPVILRRFELRPGSGGRGRFRGGDGVVRELLFREEALLSVLSERRAFRPYGLHGGKPGARGLNLLIRKDGRTVNLGGKTSVPVYPGDVFCLHTPGGGGYGDPEDPAPPPGSPPQPVAFPERGSVYEYRRAQEAV